CCAAATCTCCTGTATAGAGCCAGCCGTCCTTAAGCACCGCCGCCGTTTCCTCAGGCTGCCCCCAGTAGCCCGACATTACCTGCGGACCGCGTATCAGAAGCTGCCCGATTCGGCCAAAAGGCAGCTCCTCTCCGGTTTCAACATCGATGATCCGCACATCCGTTCCCGGCAGCGGAAGCCCGATGGTCCCGATCTTGCGGGTACCCCAGATCGGATTTGCATGCGTGACAGGCGCCGCTTCAGTCAGGCCATAGCCCTCGATAAGCCGGCCTCCTGTGAGCGCCTCGAACCTCTCCTGCACCTCAAGCGGAAGGGGAGCTGAGCCGCTGACGCATATTTCAACTGACGATAAATCGAATTTATTCACGTCTTTATGATGCATGAGCGCTACATACATCGTCGGTGCTCCAGGAAAGACAGTCGGCTTCTGTTTGCGTATGGCCTGAAGGACCGCCCCGACATCAAACCGCGGGAGTAAAATGATTGTGCCTGCCCGCAGTACAGCCTGGTTCATCAGAACGGTCAAGCCGAATACGTGAAACAGCGGCAGCGCGGCTAGAAACCTCTCGCTTCCGTCTTTCATCCGATAACACCATGCGGCGGTCTGAAACGCATTGGCGATAAGGTTCCGGTGAGTGAGTATTACGCCTTTCGGAAGCCCTGTTGTGCCGCCGGTATACTGCAGCAGCGCGATGTCGACAGCGGGATCGATACTTACTTCGGCAGGCATCGCGGGAGCCTTCGAGAGGAACGAGCGGAAAGAGACCACTCCGTATCGGCCGTATGGAACCACCGGATTGTGGCCGGAGCGGCGCTGTTTAATGGGGTAGAGCAGGTTTTTCGGAAAAGGAAGCTCATCCTTCACCGAAGTTACGAGCACGTGTCGAAGCTGGGGCAGCGGACCTTCCGCCGGCGACTCGCCCCGCACTCTGGCAAGGCGGGGGTATAGAAGGTCAAGCGTGACAATAACGCTTGCACCGCTGTCGCCGAGCTGATGCTCAAGCTCGCGCTCTACATAAAGCGGGTTTGTCATGACAACTACCGCGCCGATAAGAAGCGTCCCGAAGTAGGCAACAACAGCTTGCGGGCAGTTCGGAAGCATGATCGCAACGCGGTCGCCTTTGCCGACACCAAGCGACTGAAGACAGCCGGCCATACGTTGAACGTCCGCGAGCAGCTCGCGGTAGGTTGTTTTTTTGCCGAAAAAGTAGAGCGCCTCATGGTTCGGGTATGCAGCTGCGGTTTGGAGCAATATATCGGCTGCGTTAAGGTTTGGAACCTCGATTGAGTGCGGAACCTCCGGTGGATAGTGGCGGTGCCACGGACCTCCTTGCACTTGTTCCATTTCTTTCACCCCTAAAGTTTTGCGTATTGAAACACTGCAACCGTTAGACGCTAGCACTGGAGCGGCTCGGTTGTCAGCAGCTGCAACCGTTAGACGCGAGTACTTAGCGGCTCGGTTGTCAGCAGCTGTGACCGTTAGACGGTAGTACTTAGCGGCTCGGTTGTCAGCAGCTGTGACCGGGCTTCAGCTGGCTACAAGGTATATTGCTCGCTACGGATGACGCGAGCGGCTATATTTCGTTTGAGTGCGACCGTATCGGCGAGCGGGGATCTCATCAGCTTCTTCAGCACCGAAAGCTGCGTTTGCAGAGCATCGCCTTCTTCCAAAGCGGCGAGGGCGGTCTTCGCTAAGCGCTCGATCTTCTCCATCGCTTCCTGAACGAATACAACGGTCATGTCTATCGCATTTTGCGTTTTTGCGGATATCGAAGCGCTTGACGCTTCCCGCTTCAGCATTTTGCGGCTGCGAAGATTGGCGCTTTCCATTGCGAAAATCTGGATCATCATATCGGCCAGCATGCAGAGCACCTCCTGCTGCTGTTCGAGCGCAAGACCGAACTTCTGAACGGCAAGCCCGCCTACGGCAAGAAATGTTTTCTTCGCCTGCTGAATGCGGTATGTTTCTTTGGCGAGCGGTTCGTCGAACGGCGGAAGCGGCATGGGCTGCAGCAGCTCAGCCTGCAGGGCGCGCGCTTTTCGGAGCAGCGGAAGTTCTCCTTTGAGCGCTTTTTTCATGAGCGTGCCGGGGATCAGCATCCGGTTGATTTCGTTCGTGCCTTCAAAAATCCGGTTAATGCGCGAGTCCCGATAAACCCGCTCGATTTTGTATTCGCGGATGTAGCCGTACCCGCCGTGGATTTGCACGCCTTCGTCGGCAACGAAGTCGAGCGCTTCGGTCGCAAACACTTTGTTGATCGAGCATTCCAGCGCATATTCACTGATCGCTTTGGCCGCTCTTGCGCCTGACCCGTTGTCTTGGCCCGCCGGCTGCGGCGCAGCTGCCGCGCCGGATGGTGCGGAGGACACTCCGGTGGCAGATGGTGACTGCGATTTTCCGGCAGCGGCTTCCCCGGATGATGCGGATGTGACTCCGGCAGCTGCCGCGTCGGATGACGCGGGCGAATCGTGGCGGGCGGCTTCTTCCGCAGCCTGCAGCATCTCGTCGATCCACCCGGCCGTGCGGTACACCATGCTCTCCATTACGTAGGTCATGATGTTCATATCCGCGAGCTTCGCCCCGATCAACGGGAAAGATGAGATGGCACGGCCGAATTGTTTTCGCATGTTCGCGTATTTGGCCGCCAGTGAAATGGTTTCTTTTGCACCGCCGACACAGCCGGCCGCAAGCTTAAACCTTCCGATGTTCAGAATATTGAATGCGATGAGGTGACCTTTTCCGACTTCGCCTAGCACATTTTCGACCGGAACTGGGGTATCGTCAAAGTAAATCGGGCAGGTGGAAGAGCCCTTAATGCCCATTTTGTGCTCCTCGGGTCCGACGCTGAAGCCGGGAAAACCCCGTTCGACAATAAAGGTGGTAAAATGGTCGCCGTCGACCTTGGCATATACGATAAACAGGTCCGCAAAACCTGCATTCGTAATGTAGAGCTTCGAGCCGCTTAGCACATAATGAGTGCCGTCCGGCGATAATCTCGCCGTGGTCCGGGCGCCAAGCGCGTCCGAGCCGGATGCGGGCTCGGTGAGACAGTAGGCGGCGATGCGTGCCGCTGATGCGAGGTCCGGCAAATATCGCCGCTTCTGCTCAGGCGTGCCGAAAAAAACAATCGGCAGTGTGCCGATACCCACGTGTGCACCGACCGACAGCGCAAACGAAGACGCTTCGGAGAGTGTTTCCGCCAGCAGCGTCGAGCTCACTTTGTCCAGTCCCAGGCCCCCATATGCCTCCGGCACATCGGCGCCGAGCAGGCCAAGCTCACCCGCTTTGCGCATAAGATCGACAGTCAATGTATAGTTGAGCGCTTCGATTTCGGCGTCGCGGGGGTGAATCTCGCCGGCGATGAAAGCTCGCGCCGCATCGGCGATCATTCGCTGCTCCTCGGTAAAATCCTCCGGAGTAGCCATCGCCTCCGGCGGCATGTCATCAACGACAAAACGTCCGCCCCAGCGAATCGTTTGCGCCATACCTTTCACTCCTTTCACTTCTGCTGCCGTAAAACCATTTCGGGAGTTGGATGCGGGTTGAATGATTTAGGCCGATTTAGTCGCACCGGTGGCACTATTTCGTGCTCACAAGTGTTGAGTTAAAGCGTTACTTCAAAAACGCCTGCAGCGCCCATTCCGCCGCCGACGCACATGGAGACGACGCCGGTGCCGCCGCCGCGCCGCCGAAGCTCATGAAGGAGCGAGACGGTAAGCTTCGCGCCCGTGCAGCCGAGCGGATGGCCGAGCGCGATAGCCCCGCCGTTCACATTGACGGCGGCGGGATTGATTTGCAGCCGCTCGATGATCGGCAGGCACTGGGCGGCGAACGCCTCGTTCAGCTCGAACAGATCAACCTGTTCGAGCTTGATTCCGGCGCGGGCCAATGCTTTGGGGATCGCCTCGATCGGGCCGATTCCCATCACCTCCGGCGCTACGCCCGCAACGCTGTAAGCACGAAATGTGGCAAGCGGCTTCACCCCGAGCTCCTCGGCGCGGGCTCGACTCATGACGACAACCGCCGCCGCGCCGTCGCTCATCTGTGAGGCATTGCCGGCCGTGACCGTGCCTTCCCTTGCAAATGAAGGCTTAAGCTTGGCTAATACGTCGGTCGTTGTGTCGGGACGCACGCCTTCATCCTTGTCGAACACGAACGCGCGGGCCCACGGCCTGCCGTTGTCGTCCACGCCTTCCCGGCTCACCTGCATCGGGACGATCTCGCCCTCAAACCGCCCGGCTGCTACTGCAGCCGCGGCCTTGCGGTGGCTGTCGGCGGCGAAAGCATCCTGCGCCTCCCGGCTGACGCCAA
This is a stretch of genomic DNA from Paenibacillus sp. sptzw28. It encodes these proteins:
- a CDS encoding long-chain fatty acid--CoA ligase, with protein sequence MEQVQGGPWHRHYPPEVPHSIEVPNLNAADILLQTAAAYPNHEALYFFGKKTTYRELLADVQRMAGCLQSLGVGKGDRVAIMLPNCPQAVVAYFGTLLIGAVVVMTNPLYVERELEHQLGDSGASVIVTLDLLYPRLARVRGESPAEGPLPQLRHVLVTSVKDELPFPKNLLYPIKQRRSGHNPVVPYGRYGVVSFRSFLSKAPAMPAEVSIDPAVDIALLQYTGGTTGLPKGVILTHRNLIANAFQTAAWCYRMKDGSERFLAALPLFHVFGLTVLMNQAVLRAGTIILLPRFDVGAVLQAIRKQKPTVFPGAPTMYVALMHHKDVNKFDLSSVEICVSGSAPLPLEVQERFEALTGGRLIEGYGLTEAAPVTHANPIWGTRKIGTIGLPLPGTDVRIIDVETGEELPFGRIGQLLIRGPQVMSGYWGQPEETAAVLKDGWLYTGDLAVMDKDGFFAIVDRMKDVIIAGGFNIYPREVEEVLYEHPAVRDAAVIGVKDPYRGETVKAFIVLKNGWSVSHMQLDRWCRDRLAAYKVPHQYDFRDDLPMSMIGKVLRRKLQEEELSAAESDHPKEDKP
- a CDS encoding acyl-CoA dehydrogenase family protein — protein: MAQTIRWGGRFVVDDMPPEAMATPEDFTEEQRMIADAARAFIAGEIHPRDAEIEALNYTLTVDLMRKAGELGLLGADVPEAYGGLGLDKVSSTLLAETLSEASSFALSVGAHVGIGTLPIVFFGTPEQKRRYLPDLASAARIAAYCLTEPASGSDALGARTTARLSPDGTHYVLSGSKLYITNAGFADLFIVYAKVDGDHFTTFIVERGFPGFSVGPEEHKMGIKGSSTCPIYFDDTPVPVENVLGEVGKGHLIAFNILNIGRFKLAAGCVGGAKETISLAAKYANMRKQFGRAISSFPLIGAKLADMNIMTYVMESMVYRTAGWIDEMLQAAEEAARHDSPASSDAAAAGVTSASSGEAAAGKSQSPSATGVSSAPSGAAAAPQPAGQDNGSGARAAKAISEYALECSINKVFATEALDFVADEGVQIHGGYGYIREYKIERVYRDSRINRIFEGTNEINRMLIPGTLMKKALKGELPLLRKARALQAELLQPMPLPPFDEPLAKETYRIQQAKKTFLAVGGLAVQKFGLALEQQQEVLCMLADMMIQIFAMESANLRSRKMLKREASSASISAKTQNAIDMTVVFVQEAMEKIERLAKTALAALEEGDALQTQLSVLKKLMRSPLADTVALKRNIAARVIRSEQYTL
- a CDS encoding acetyl-CoA C-acyltransferase: MTTMSDARDAVIVSAVRTAVGKAKKGSLADTRAEDLGRAVLGEAVRRVPGLAHGDIEDVIIGCAMPEGEQGLNFARIMTLYAGFPVSTPAVTVNRFCASGLQAIAYAAERIRLGEADVVLAGGVESMSHVPMTGFKLSPHPRIADSSPEIYMGMGHTAEEVARRFGVSREAQDAFAADSHRKAAAAVAAGRFEGEIVPMQVSREGVDDNGRPWARAFVFDKDEGVRPDTTTDVLAKLKPSFAREGTVTAGNASQMSDGAAAVVVMSRARAEELGVKPLATFRAYSVAGVAPEVMGIGPIEAIPKALARAGIKLEQVDLFELNEAFAAQCLPIIERLQINPAAVNVNGGAIALGHPLGCTGAKLTVSLLHELRRRGGGTGVVSMCVGGGMGAAGVFEVTL